Proteins co-encoded in one Bremerella sp. TYQ1 genomic window:
- the rnr gene encoding ribonuclease R, with product MEIEEIEAKILSHVNQPNYQPVKPKVIAKKLGVTEDDRKPFKRALKRLIRKGLVRYGANHLVKKPSVEDGEKRITGRFQRNAKGFGFVRPQNIAPSKGREADVFIPPRRGMDAATGDLVLIRTYLGRGPGGDQRLCGEVVEIVERETHRFVGTYYETHGMALVQVDGKIFAQPIPVGDPGAKNAQREDKVVIEMVRFPSHAHDGEAVIVEVLGKRGEPGVDLLSIIVEYDLPREFPEDALEVARQQADLFDESIPEGRRDFTADTVITIDPIDARDFDDAISLERLDNGHWVLGVHIADVSHFVPEGSALDAEARNRATSVYLPDKVIPMLPETISNNLASLQPDKVRFTRTAIIEFTPEGARVGTQVCKGAIRSKRRFAYEEVDEYLADREPWKEKLTPKVFDLLGRMYELSMMLRKRRFARGSMELSMPEVKLDINKDGEVTGAHTVENTESHQIIEEFMLAANEAVAEALADRELFFLRRAHASPDPKKLADLTEFVRDLGIECENLENRFEIIRVLDQVKGKPEQAAVNYAVLRSMQKAVYSPEEIGHYALASENYCHFTSPIRRYPDLTIHRMFDQIEHDVRPPQDFGQMQVEGEHCSDREQRAADAERELIKIKLLTYMSTRIGEEVDAVVTGVESFGLFVQSLEVPADGLVRIDSLNDDYYRYDATTHSLVGNHEGNSFRLGDVLTVRIARVDLDRRELDYQFIEKTGEQSTKQPAKSLGGKSGGGKYKPKVQSSSMKFSTQSSRPKKGARGGSKSGKGTSPSRPKKDKRSKRRGR from the coding sequence ATGGAAATAGAAGAAATCGAAGCAAAGATCCTTAGTCACGTTAATCAGCCGAATTATCAGCCGGTCAAGCCGAAAGTTATCGCCAAAAAGCTAGGCGTCACCGAGGATGACCGAAAACCGTTCAAGCGAGCCCTCAAGCGGCTCATTCGCAAAGGATTGGTCCGCTACGGCGCTAATCATCTAGTTAAAAAGCCATCGGTCGAAGATGGCGAGAAACGGATTACCGGACGCTTTCAGCGCAACGCCAAAGGGTTTGGGTTCGTACGGCCGCAGAACATTGCCCCCTCTAAGGGACGCGAGGCTGACGTCTTTATTCCTCCCCGGAGAGGAATGGATGCTGCCACAGGCGACTTGGTGTTAATCCGCACGTACCTCGGCCGTGGGCCAGGAGGCGATCAGCGTCTATGTGGCGAAGTGGTCGAGATCGTCGAACGCGAGACGCACCGTTTCGTGGGGACCTATTACGAAACGCACGGCATGGCGTTGGTTCAGGTCGACGGCAAGATCTTTGCCCAGCCGATCCCCGTCGGCGATCCCGGCGCAAAGAATGCCCAGCGGGAAGATAAAGTCGTCATCGAGATGGTCCGGTTCCCTTCGCATGCGCATGATGGCGAAGCGGTCATTGTCGAAGTGCTCGGCAAACGGGGCGAACCTGGCGTCGACTTGTTGTCGATTATCGTCGAATACGATTTGCCTCGCGAGTTTCCGGAAGATGCCCTCGAAGTCGCACGTCAGCAGGCCGATTTGTTTGACGAATCGATTCCGGAAGGTCGCCGAGACTTTACCGCCGACACGGTCATTACCATCGACCCGATCGATGCACGCGACTTCGACGATGCGATTAGCCTCGAGAGGCTCGACAACGGACATTGGGTTCTCGGTGTACATATCGCCGACGTCTCGCACTTTGTTCCCGAAGGTAGTGCGCTGGATGCCGAAGCGCGAAATCGCGCGACGAGCGTTTACCTGCCAGACAAAGTCATTCCGATGTTGCCCGAGACGATTAGTAACAACTTGGCCAGCTTGCAGCCTGACAAAGTTCGTTTCACGCGAACGGCCATAATCGAGTTCACGCCGGAAGGTGCGCGTGTCGGCACTCAGGTATGCAAGGGAGCCATTCGCAGTAAACGCCGCTTCGCCTACGAAGAAGTCGACGAATATCTGGCCGACCGCGAGCCCTGGAAAGAAAAACTGACGCCGAAAGTGTTCGACCTATTGGGACGCATGTACGAGCTTTCCATGATGCTTCGCAAACGACGGTTTGCTCGCGGCAGCATGGAGTTGAGCATGCCGGAAGTGAAGCTCGACATCAATAAAGATGGCGAAGTGACAGGTGCCCATACGGTCGAAAATACCGAAAGCCATCAGATCATCGAAGAGTTCATGCTCGCCGCGAACGAAGCAGTCGCGGAAGCACTTGCCGATCGCGAACTGTTTTTCCTACGCCGAGCTCATGCTTCTCCAGACCCGAAGAAGCTGGCTGACCTGACCGAATTCGTCCGTGACTTGGGAATCGAGTGCGAGAACCTCGAAAACCGTTTCGAGATCATCCGCGTGCTCGACCAAGTTAAAGGTAAGCCAGAGCAAGCGGCCGTCAATTATGCCGTACTCCGCAGCATGCAGAAGGCGGTCTACAGTCCGGAAGAGATCGGTCATTACGCGTTGGCGAGTGAGAACTACTGCCATTTCACCTCTCCGATTCGTCGATATCCAGACCTCACGATCCACCGGATGTTCGATCAGATCGAGCATGACGTCCGTCCGCCGCAAGATTTCGGGCAGATGCAAGTCGAAGGCGAGCACTGCAGCGACCGTGAACAACGAGCCGCCGATGCCGAACGCGAACTGATCAAGATCAAATTGCTCACCTACATGAGCACGCGAATTGGGGAGGAAGTCGACGCGGTCGTGACCGGGGTCGAGTCGTTTGGGTTGTTTGTTCAATCCTTGGAAGTCCCTGCGGATGGCCTGGTGAGAATTGATTCGCTGAACGACGACTACTACCGCTACGACGCAACGACCCACAGCCTGGTCGGGAATCACGAAGGGAATTCGTTCCGGCTCGGCGACGTGCTGACGGTACGGATTGCCCGAGTCGATCTCGATCGGCGGGAACTCGACTACCAGTTCATCGAGAAGACCGGCGAGCAAAGCACTAAGCAGCCTGCCAAATCGCTTGGTGGAAAGTCTGGCGGCGGCAAATATAAGCCGAAAGTTCAAAGCTCGAGCATGAAGTTCTCGACGCAGTCGAGCCGGCCTAAGAAGGGGGCTCGTGGGGGAAGCAAGTCTGGCAAAGGGACTTCTCCCTCGCGTCCAAAGAAGGATAAGCGATCTAAACGCCGCGGCCGATAA